The Pseudomonas extremaustralis genome contains a region encoding:
- a CDS encoding cupin domain-containing protein gives MDTGTRLKLVRESYKLSQRELARRSGVTNATISLIEQNRVSPSVSSLKKLLESIPMSLADFFTFDQPPREHQYVFRANEQPDLGRDGLRLLLVGAPIPSRQMRFLREQYAPGASSGEEPIVHVEGEECGLVTRGTVELTVDGQVSILNPGDGYYFPTTLPHRFRNIGQDEAEIISANTPANF, from the coding sequence ATGGACACGGGTACCCGACTCAAACTCGTTCGCGAAAGCTACAAACTCTCCCAGCGCGAGCTGGCCCGTCGTAGCGGCGTGACCAACGCCACCATTTCCCTGATCGAACAGAATCGCGTCAGCCCCTCCGTCAGCTCCTTGAAAAAGCTGCTGGAAAGCATCCCCATGTCCCTGGCGGACTTCTTCACCTTCGACCAGCCGCCACGGGAACACCAATACGTCTTCCGCGCCAACGAACAGCCCGACCTGGGCCGCGACGGCTTGCGCCTGTTGCTGGTGGGCGCACCGATCCCCAGCCGCCAGATGCGCTTTCTGCGCGAGCAATACGCCCCCGGCGCCAGCTCCGGCGAAGAGCCGATCGTGCATGTCGAAGGCGAGGAGTGCGGCCTCGTCACCCGTGGCACCGTCGAACTCACCGTTGACGGTCAGGTCAGCATCCTTAACCCAGGGGATGGCTATTACTTCCCCACCACCTTGCCCCACCGGTTTCGCAATATCGGACAGGACGAGGCGGAGATCATCAGCGCGAATACGCCGGCTAACTTCTAG